TTTTGGATGAATGACAAAGATGCCCATGAATGGGCATGGATTGTTTTTATTCCTATCGTTATTTTCATTGTAACAGCGGTTTCAAATGGAGCCAATATTACCGATGGGATCGACGGACTCGCCGCAGGAACAAGTACGATTATTCTTTTGGCGCTTGCGTTTTTTGCATACGTTTCCGGGAACATTATTTTCGCGGATTATCTCAACATTATGTTCCTCCCGAATATGGGTGAAACCACCATTTTTGCCGTCGCAATGGTAGGTGCAGTTATCGGATTTTTCTGGTACAATACTTATCCGGCGCAGGTTTTTATGGGAGATACCGGAAGTTTGATGTTGGGTGGTGTAATTGCTGTTTTGGCGGTTATTTTAAGAAAAGAACTGATGATTCCTGTGCTTTGCGGAATTTTCTTAATTGAAAATATCTCAGTAATGCTTCAGGTGGTTGTCTTTAAATACAGAAAAAGAAAATTCGGGTTGGAATATGCCCAAAATAATAGATTGTTTAAAATGTCTCCGCTTCATCATCATTATCAGAAAGACGGTTTTCACGAAAGTAAAATCGTTAATAGGATGATTATCATAGGAGTTATGTTGGCAATTGTGTGTCTCATTACATTGAAGATGAGATAGAAAATTAATTTAAAATTGAAAAGATTTAAGCATTTAAAAATTTTTTGAATCATTTAAATCTTTCAATCATTAAATAAAAAAAATATGAAAATAGTTGTTTTAGGAGGTGGCGAAAGTGGATGTGGTGCTGCTTATTTGGCTAAGAAAAAAGGTTTGGAAGTATTTCTTTCAGACAAAGGTGCCATTAAGGATCATTACAAACAGTTTTTAACGGAAAATGATATTGAATTTGAAGAGGGAAACCATGATGAGGAAAGAATTCTTAATGCAGACTGGATTGTAAAAAGCCCCGGAATTCCTAAAAAGACAGAAATGATCATCAAAATTCAAGAGAAAGGAATCAG
Above is a genomic segment from Chryseobacterium mulctrae containing:
- the mraY gene encoding phospho-N-acetylmuramoyl-pentapeptide-transferase — translated: MLYYLYEYLTSQGIHIPGMGMLRYISFRAGMAVLLSLTIALVYGKSIINYLRGKQMGELVRDLGLDGQKQKEGTPTMGGFIIIIATLIPVLLFTRITNIYIVLLIVTVIWMGAIGFIDDYLKKIKKNKDGLSGKFKIVGQVGLGLIIGVTMYFHPDITVKRKYADAKVVNRNNVEQNFMPTEKITVSTVPFTKNNEFDYSGILFWMNDKDAHEWAWIVFIPIVIFIVTAVSNGANITDGIDGLAAGTSTIILLALAFFAYVSGNIIFADYLNIMFLPNMGETTIFAVAMVGAVIGFFWYNTYPAQVFMGDTGSLMLGGVIAVLAVILRKELMIPVLCGIFLIENISVMLQVVVFKYRKRKFGLEYAQNNRLFKMSPLHHHYQKDGFHESKIVNRMIIIGVMLAIVCLITLKMR